Proteins from a genomic interval of Channa argus isolate prfri chromosome 11, Channa argus male v1.0, whole genome shotgun sequence:
- the cep78 gene encoding centrosomal protein of 78 kDa translates to MGGSRATTREASVICERSKMIQGSAQIRRQGAQDFMAYYEFACARQESVALPAVKMNLNKGMLDFNGDRLKLIDWPPILSSISINKHLHCIAISSTYQASLSFGDADRRFRKAGREHKSNIKKKIPAIRSKDLTFKLCKALKECLTVSSNLKTLQLNGLPLRQRDLITLTRGFAKSVSLEHLSLANCAITDDGLEIICQSVKYSTSIRTVDFTGCNLTWRGAEHMANIIKHQGMQRHGTAWAESLRYRQPQFEGMGGLRRVTLNCNTLIGDRGAAALAHELTEDLWVKAVDLQKCGLSNEGAHRLLESLKTNSTLCVLDIRNNPLVDKVLIKTIIEKVLMNADGQSPEYCWIKPVTTETQRESESGPKRLALPGVVKGKATFRIAPRKGTSPKGLSSSVAQTKKPNFCSRYVPWRAAARAERQRGLPLGVSVIDQSFEGAATVKVNVESDSEGGEEEEKVVVVEVGQRPSSPGLQDRITGRQFERLQMELRECRLRLAEERRARLKAESRLMEYELENARLRDANHSLSEALAATGSASVPPALSVLEDEGILESIESSFSKFHAFLDLLKDAGLGEIASMAGIDKSDFQPLGRPQFSSTIGPLLDGAASLTTGESQDVRAQTYSLEGAVLPAPPHGVAHTTNNISLPPVSESVTFNQAVRAAVDTGVSLEEVIEKFSKHDTQLDSGSEHSLYSQKSFENVSFGKTFQTQPRNHNSSSHQSNSHHSKSSHGYSFNNNNGTSHTSHSSRSQGGLSSRSSVSDISDKVGSLGSRNRGKERLLTVDQSGSEGSGEKSHTERETLEQIRFLSILGGQSNNESFRPANQ, encoded by the exons AGACAGGCTTAAGCTGATAGACTGGCCACCCATTCTCAGCTCTATATCAATCAACAAACACCTGCACTGCATTGCAATAAGTAGCACATACCAAGCTAGTCTGAGTTTTGGAGATGCAG ATAGAAGGTTTAGGAAAGCTGGAAGGGAACATAAATCTAACATCAAGAAGAAGATTCCAGCCATTCGTTCTAAGGACCTGACATTTAAGTTGTGCAAGGCCCTGAAAGAGTGTTTGACTGTCTCTTCCAACCTCAAGACTCTGCAGCTTAATGGCCTTCCATTGAGACAGAGGGACCTCATCACATTGACAAGG GGTTTTGCTAAAAGTGTTTCCTTGGAACACCTGTCTTTGGCAAACTGTGCAATCACTGATGACGGCTTGGAAA TCATTTGCCAGAGCGTGAAGTATTCTACAAGCATAAGGACGGTAGATTTTACTGGGTGCAATCTTACCTGGAGAGGGGCAGAGCATATGGCTAACATCATTAAG catCAGGGAATGCAGAGGCATGGTACCGCATGGGCAGAGTCACTAAGGTATCGACAGCCACAATTTGAGGGAATGGGAGGTCTTCGCCGTGTCACTCTTAACTGTAACACTTTGATTGGGGACCGAGGTGCTGCTGCTCTTGCACACGAACTAACCGAGGACCTCTGGGTTAAAG CTGTGGACCTACAGAAGTGTGGTCTGTCCAATGAAGGAGCTCACCGTTTGCTGGAATCTCTGAAGACAAATTCTACTCTTTGTGTACTGGATATTCGGAATAACCCTTTGGTTG acaAGGtactaattaaaacaataattgaGAAAGTATTGATGAATGCCGATGGACAGTCGCCAGAG TACTGTTGGATAAAGCCTGtaaccacagagacacagagagaatcGGAATCTGGTCCAAAGAGGCTTGCACTGCCCGGTGTAGTTAAAGGCAAAGCTACATTTAGGATAG CCCCTCGTAAAGGAACATCTCCTAAAGGATTGAGTTCATCTGTTGCTCAGACAAAGAAGCCTAACTTCTGTTCCCGTTATGTGCCTTGGCGTGCTGCTGCACGAGCTGAACGACAGAG GGGTCTGCCTCTTGGAGTTAGTGTGATTGACCAAAGCTTTGAG GGTGCAGCTACTGTGAAGGTTAACGTCGAGTCAGATtcggagggaggagaggaggaggaaaaagtaGTTGTGGTTGAAGTGGGGCAAAGACCATCTTCTCCTGGTCTCCAAGACCGAATCACTGGGCGGCAGTTTGAACGCTTGCAG ATGGAGCTAAGAGAATGTCGTCTGAGGCTGGCAGAGGAACGCAGAGCCAGACTGAAAGCTGAGTCGAGGCTTATGGAG tatGAGTTGGAGAATGCCCGTCTTCGTGATGCCAACCACTCCCTGTCTGAGGCCCTTGCAGCCACTGGCTCTGCATCAGTGCCACCTGCCCTCAGTGTTCTTGAAGATGAAGGCATCCTTGAGAGCATCGAGAGTTCatttagcaagtttcatgcttTCCTGGATCTCCTCAAGGATGCAGG TTTAGGTGAAATAGCTTCAATGGCTGGAATAGACAAGTCAGATTTCCAGCCTCTGGGAAGACCTCAGTTCTCTTCTACAATTGGACCACTTTTGGATGGTGCAGCATCATTAACTACAGGGGAGTCTCAGGATGTTCGAGCACAGACCTATTCTTTG GAAGGTGCTGTCCTGCCTGCTCCCCCTCATGGAGTGGCTCACACCACAAACAACATATCTCTACCCCCTGTGAGTGAGTCAGTGACCTTTAATCAGGCTGTTAGAGCTGCAGTAGATACTGGTGTAAGTTTAGAAGAAGTAATAGAAAAGTTTTCTAAACATGATACCCAGCTTGACTCAGGTTCTGAGCACAGTCTCTATAGCCAAAAATCCTTTGAGAATGTTTCCTTTGGTAAAACCTTTCAGACTCAACCAAGAAACCACAACAGCAGCTCTCACCAAAGTAATTCCCATCATAGCAAAAGTTCTCATGGATACAGCTTCAACAACAATAATGGTACCAGTCACACTTCCCATAGCAGCAGGTCTCAGGGTGGATTGTCATCAAGGTCGAGTGTTAGTGACATAAGTGACAAGGTGGGTTCGCTAGGGTCAAGGAACAGGGGTAAAGAAAGGTTATTGACAGTAGATCAGTCAGGGTCAGAAGGTTCAGGAGAAAAGTCTCATACAGAGAGGGAGACTCTAGAGCAGATTAGGTTTCTGAGCATTCTAGGAGGGCAGTCAAATAATGAATCATTCAGACCAGCTAAccagtaa
- the cdo1 gene encoding cysteine dioxygenase type 1 — protein sequence MEQTEVVKPETLDELIKILHKIFESDRINVEEVQNIMESYDSNPQEWKKYAKFDQYRYTRNLVDEGNGKFNLMILCWGEGHGSSIHDHTNSHCFMKLLQGQLKETLFEWPRRESQGEMAQKSQRILQENKVAYINDSIGLHRVENVSHIEGAVSLHLYSPPFQTCQTFDQRTGHKNTVTMTFWSRFGERNPNENAAPQENN from the exons ATGGAGCAGACCGAGGTAGTGAAGCCAGAAACTCTTGATGAACTGATAAAAATCCTCCACAAGATTTTCGAAAGCGACCGCATCAATGTTGAGGAGGTCCAAAATATAATGGAATCGTATGACAGCAACCCTCAGGAATGGAAGAAATATGCAAAGTTTGACCAGTACAG GTACACAAGGAACTTGGTTGATGAGGGCAATGGCAAGTTCAATCTCATGATTCTGTGCTGGGGTGAAGGCCATGGCAG TAGCATCCACGACCACACGAACTCCCACTGTTtcatgaagctgctgcaggGCCAGCTGAAGGAGACATTGTTCGAGTGGCCAAGGAGAGAGTCTCAAGGAGAAATGGCCCAGAAGTCACAGAGAATTCTCCAGGAAAACAAGGTGGCTTACATCAATG ACTCCATTGGGCTGCACCGTGTGGAAAATGTCAGCCACATAGAGGGCGCAGTCAGTTTGCACTTGTACAGCCCTCCATTCCAGACCTGCCAGACCTTTGACCAGCGCACAGGGCACAAGAACACTGTCACGATGACCTTCTGGAGCAGATTTGGCGAGAGGAATCCAAAT GAAAATGCTGCCCCACAAGAGAATAACTAA